A window of the Fulvia fulva chromosome 11, complete sequence genome harbors these coding sequences:
- a CDS encoding Alpha-ionylideneethane synthase aba3, whose translation MSRCPDLCRRDNPSHSHHTTTMTTVAPTQTIPVKVLKKSSRPKDNWYYWEDVAHDLDGISLPKSVKDEILACSLEYTRTVIPHWTNRARYVAFMRIIIMGIIAEFKGDLLDVTKGDNVLNYSLDGVLSDLFTGTPDPAGMAREYKTFLLCSGDKSSGRRSGEFFRRYVNNLAHSPRRYFRMRDSDALCRFTIAVALACGDHDDVWFTNEQFDFLAELGDTMYDAVSFFKHRSEGETNSTFAYAPSDLRVAAFKQCREVLWALNAAWNDRPEMACVTSFLRYFGGPLHMMMRRYRYVEEDMTMGREEDSEIVDQTRNNYKLWNRIDASKQRDQDADSVEKKRYENIVAHGDSLLFPGLARWLEDEGEGHCDTCLYRPSYGAETTHCFGGVELCESCRPQWRDHVLSFRERAAKVFPELRPVYKRAAEDIIAPASKRTCVEATKAATENAPASPDSGVCV comes from the exons ATGTCGAGATGCCCAGATTTATGCCGCCGTGACAACCCAAGCCACTCACATCACACCACCACAATGACGACAGTAGCTCCAACGCAGACCATCCCAGTAAAGGTACTGAAGAAGTCATCCAGGCCAAAGGACAATTGGTACTACTGGGAAGATGTCGCTCACGACCTCGACGGCATCAGTCTGCCAAAAAGCGTCAAGGACGAGATCCTGGCCTGCTCTCTCGAATACACCAGAACTGTGATACCTCACTGGACGAATCGTGCCCGATATGTCGCTTTCATGCGGATCATAATCATGGGCATCATTGCTGAGTTCAAAGGTGATCTC CTCGACGTTACCAAAGGCGACAACGTCCTGAATTACAGCCTTGATGGGGTCCTGTCCGATCTCTTCACCGGCACACCCGATCCAGCTGGCATGGCTCGCGAGTATAAAACCTTCTTGCTATGCTCCGGAGACAAGTCCAGCGGCAGGAGAAGTGGCGAGTTCTTCCGACGATACGTGAACAACCTCGCCCATTCCCCACGACGGTACTTCCGCATGCGCGACAGCGATGCTTTGTGTCGCTTCACAATCGCTGTCGCGCTAGCCTGTGGGGACCATGACGACGTGTGGTTCACCAACGAGCAGTTCGACTTTCTTGCGGAGCTTGGCGACACTATGTACGATGCGGTGTCCTTTTTCAAGCATAGGAGCGAGGGTGAGACGAACAGTACTTTCGCTTATGCCCCATCAGACTTGCGCGTCGCTGCCTTCAAACAGTGCCGTGAGGTGTTGTGGGCACTGAATGCAGCCTGGAATGATCGACCGGAAATGGCATGTGTGACGAGCTTCCTGCGCTACTTCGGCGGTCCACTGCATATGATGATGCGAAGGTATCGTTATGTCGAGGAGGATATGACGATGGGCCGTGAGGAGGACTCCGAAATCGTTGATCAGACGCGCAACAATTACAAGCTGTGGAATCGTATCGATGCCAGCAAGCAGCGAGATCAGGATGCGGACAGTGTCGAGAAGAAGCGATATGAGAATATCGTTGCTCATGGCGACTCGTTGTTGTTTCCGGGCTTGGCGAGATGGCTGGAGGATGAGGGCGAAGGCCACTGCGACACCTGCTTATATCGTCCTTCATACGGTGCAGAGACAACGCATTGCTTTGGCGGAGTCGAGCTGTGCGAGAGCTGCCGGCCACAGTGGCGGGACCATGTACTCAGCTTTCGCGAACGTGCTGCGAAAGTCTTTCCGGAACTTCGACCAGTGTACAAGAGAGCGGCTGAGGATATAATAGCACCAGCATCAAAGCGAACCTGCGTGGAAGCGACAAAAGCGGCGACAGAAAACGCTCCTGCCAGCCCAGACAGCGGTGTATGCGTTTAA
- a CDS encoding putative beta-glucosidase I, with the protein MRRFRLAATACLSLLVTVASIDIRQNDYTSPPTDASNKTAFIENIVSQMTVPEMALQLYLFFADDAIGPHTTNELYDHALQLAPDAGIGVIHDWYTQNKTYVNELQRLNLEKSRLKIPFMHIGECLHGVGSFNQSMFPQSLAMAASWDADVVNRVGGAIGAEARAIGVHACLSPVLDVCRDSRWGRCQEDWGEDHILTSHLGVAYASGMSKNSSWEQQDAVVPVMKHFAAHGAPQSGLNAAPWMGHGNREVLENLLVPFKAAFDLGGVRGVMMAYSEVDDVPSHVSPLLYDALDSWGYDGFVIADDTGMSELEKVHVVSSSPADTIGQWFNAGGMISYYDYPLSTYLNSTLGLVQNRTVTLETLKGKMRRILCVKYDLGLFSNPYIPDDLDAGALTAEHVPLTLEAARKSIVLLENQNSTLPLKTKASECNKIALIGPFSDMLNYADYSGQFGQYPVAYSSTLRQGLLNTLQAANSSIELVTAWGANTWLYNAQYPIPGYHLSTTNGTKGGLQATYYADTNFSLPTVTAVEVPVGDWGLYPPPGLPSNNFSAIWEGVLTVPVDVATEGWLGVGISWNATANLYVDDQLHVNAPLTTAGNFLSNIPSRAFSLQNSTLPPPGSAPFTFQPGATHKIRLEFQSWNLYQKIANMNSLNAEVMLFWNLVSPANTTTNDSALSQAIEVAKDADTIILALGANWNSDGENGDRATMGLSLNQTALAEAIYALNKTTILVLQGGRPFAIPEYYNASSAVLSTWFGGQSAGQAISDVLFGDFNPGGRMPLSVPREVGQMPMFYNYKGSTHLAAYVDKDVSPAYSFGHGLSYTTFDTQDFMALSLPDNSTTTFGADSTIAFTVSVTNNGIMAGSYVPQVYLLQRVSQISQPVKQLVAFTRVYLEPGETKVVTMDLEVDRYLKILNRKYEWEVEKGEYTFALLENGGMFANTGVNVTMRCSGNVASEGQYPAIWRV; encoded by the exons ATGCGTCGCTTCCGTCTAGCAGCCACGGCATGCCTTTCTCTCCTGGTCACGGTGGCCAGCATCGACATCCGCCAAAATGACTACACCTCGCCGCCAACCGATGCCTCTAACAAGACAGCCTTCATCGAAAACATCGTCTCTCAGATGACAGTCCCAGAAATGGCCCTGCAGCTCTACTTATTCTTCGCCGACGACGCCATAGGCCCCCACACCACGAATGAGCTTTACGATCATGCTCTCCAACTCGCACCAGATGCTGGCATCGGCGTCATCCACGACTGGTACACTCAAAACAAGACCTACGTCAACGAGCTGCAACGCCTCAATCTGGAGAAGTCAAGGCTGAAGATCCCGTTCATGCACATCGGCGAGTGCTTGCACGGCGTGGGTTCCTTCAACCAGAGCATGTTTCCGCAGTCCCTTGCCATGGCTGCATCGTGGGATGCAGATGTGGTGAATCGCGTTGGTGGAGCTATTGGGGCGGAGGCGAGGGCAATTGGTGTTCATGCGTGCCTTTCGCCGGTTCTCGATGTTTGTAGAGACTCGAGGTGGGGCAGATGTCAAG AGGACTGGGGTGAGGACCACATTCTCACCAGTCATCTAGGCGTAGCTTACGCTTCTGGCATGTCCAAAAACAGCTCTTGGGAGCAGCAGGATGCTGTCGTACCGGTCATGAAGCACTTCGCGGCACATGGAGCACCTCAGTCTGGTCTCAACGCCGCGCCTTGGATGGGACATGGCAATCGAGAGGTCCTCGAGAATCTTCTAGTCCCATTCAAGGCCGCATTCGATCTTGGTGGTGTTCGAGGAGTCATGATGGCTTACAGCGAAGTGGACGATGTGCCTTCGCATGTCAGTCCGCTGCTTTACGATGCGCTAGATAGCTGGGGGTATGATGGCTTTGTCATTGCTGATGATACTG GCATGTCTGAGCTGGAGAAAGTCCATGTCGTGTCGTCAAGTCCAGCCGATACCATCGGACAGTGGTTCAACGCGGGTGGGATGATCTCGTACTACGACTACCCTCTAAGCACGTATCTGAAT TCCACTCTTGGCCTTGTGCAGAATCGCACTGTAACGCTTGAAACTTTGAAGGGCAAAATGCGGCGGATTCTTTGTGTTAAATACGACCTAGGCCTCTTCTCGAATCCCTACATCCCAGATGACCTTGACGCCGGAGCATTGACAGCTGAGCATGTGCCGTTGACCTTGGAGGCCGCCCGCAAGAGCATTGTACTTCTTGAGAACCAGAACTCTACCCTTCCACTCAAGACGAAAGCTTCAGAGTGCAACAAGATAGCCCTGATTGGACCATTCTCGGACATGCTCAACTACGCAGACTACTCTGGACAGTTCGGCCAGTATCCTGTCGCATACTCCTCAACGCTTCGACAAGGACTGCTGAACACATTGCAGGCCGCCAACTCATCTATCGAATTAGTTACGGCATGGGGCGCAAACACGTGGCTGTACAATGCTCAATACCCAATCCCTGGATACCACCTCAGCACCACCAATGGCACAAAGGGAGGTTTACAGGCTACTTACTACGCAGATACAAACTTCAGCCTCCCAACAGTAACGGCAGTCGAGGTACCTGTCGGTGACTGGGGACTGTATCCACCGCCTGGCTTACCCTCCAACAACTTCAGCGCCATCTGGGAAGGTGTCCTTACAGTACCGGTGGATGTAGCTACTGAAGGCTGGCTTGGCGTTGGAATCTCTTGGAATGCAACTGCAAACCTCTACGTCGACGACCAACTCCATGTCAACGCTCCGCTGACTACCGCTGGTAACTTCCTCTCCAACATTCCGTCCCGCGCTTTCAGCCTGCAGAACAGTACGCTACCGCCACCTGGTTCGGCACCTTTCACCTTCCAGCCGGGAGCGACACACAAGATCCGCCTCGAATTCCAAAGCTGGAACTTGTACCAGAAGATTGCTAATATGAACTCCCTCAACGCTGAGGTAATGCTCTTCTGGAACTTAGTATCGCCCGCAAACACCACTACAAACGACTCAGCACTTTCCCAAGCCATCGAGGTCGCAAAGGACGCCGACACGATCATCCTCGCCCTTGGTGCCAACTGGAACAGCGATGGTGAGAATGGCGACCGCGCTACTATGGGTCTGTCTTTGAACCAAACTGCCCTCGCCGAAGCAATCTATGCCCTCAACAAAACGACCATCTTAGTCCTGCAAGGCGGTCGTCCTTTTGCGATCCCAGAGTACTACAATGCGAGCTCTGCTGTGCTGTCAACTTGGTTCGGTGGCCAGAGTGCCGGCCAAGCCATCTCAGATGTCCTGTTCGGAGACTTCAACCCCGGCGGCAGGATGCCATTATCAGTGCCGAGAGAAGTAGGCCAAATGCCAATGTTCTACAACTACAAGGGCAGTACGCATCTCGCCGCATACGTTGACAAAGATGTCAGCCCTGCTTATTCCTTCGGACACGGACTGAGCTACACGACTTTCGACACCCAGGACTTCATGGCATTAAGCTTGCCAGACAACTCTACCACTACGTTCGGCGCAGATTCGACGATTGCGTTCACCGTGAGCGTAACGAACAATGGTATTATGGCAGGATCGTACGTCCCGCAAGTCTACCTCCTGCAGCGGGTCAGTCAGATCTCGCAGCCTGTTAAACAGCTTGTTGCGTTCACGAGGGTGTATCTCGAACCTGGTGAGACGAAGGTGGTTACTATGGATCTAGAAGTCGACAGGTATCTGAAGATCTTGAACAGGAAATATGAGTGGGAAGTGGAGAAGGGAGAGTATACATTCGCCTTGCTAGAGAACGGCGGGATGTTCGCAAATACTGGTGTCAATGTGACGATGAGGTGCTCAGGGAATGTAGCGTCCGAAGGCCAGTACCCTGCTATCTGGAGAGTATAA
- a CDS encoding Cytochrome P450 monooxygenase aba1, whose protein sequence is MTSFLQATSWPALAALAAGAFILYHIATAISTWRRLASIPAPSWTAHISNLWVAAVTYSGRQYSVHRDLHRKYGPLVRVGPNSVVTNDPNVIRRITGVKEGWHRDSYYKAGKFNPYHDNLFSRLSPKEHTWAKSRTIAAYSGRETPDLEIGVNELVETLLERIENGYANHVDSLPTLPLMNLGKISNYFTIDVITRLAFGEAFGYLSEEKDHFNFLAGLHDLWPQMSSCADLPILRKILFSPTFLALLGPKPTDKMGFGALMKPANDHVAKRFAHDAKAKQDMLGSMIKHGLNQIECETEGLFMIIAGTESTAAAIRSAIIHTISSPRVYSKLKQEITTAVREGQVSDAITFQEAKALPYLQAVIYESVRMRPPLIGFFPKVVPPEGETILG, encoded by the coding sequence ATGACAAGCTTTTTGCAAGCCACGAGCTGGCCAGCATTGGCTGCATTGGCGGCTGGAGCTTTCATACTATACCACATAGCAACAGCAATCTCTACATGGAGACGACTGGCTTCGATACCAGCACCGTCATGGACTGCGCATATCTCCAATCTGTGGGTTGCCGCAGTCACTTACTCGGGACGGCAATACTCGGTTCATCGAGACCTTCACAGGAAATATGGACCCCTGGTGCGAGTTGGACCCAACAGTGTTGTAACGAACGACCCCAACGTCATCAGAAGGATCACCGGAGTAAAAGAGGGCTGGCATCGGGACTCGTACTACAAAGCTGGCAAATTCAATCCATATCATGACAACCTGTTCAGCCGTCTGAGCCCAAAGGAACATACGTGGGCAAAGTCGCGCACCATAGCTGCTTACAGCGGTCGTGAGACACCGGACCTGGAAATTGGAGTCAATGAGTTGGTCGAAACGTTACTGGAAAGGATCGAGAATGGGTATGCGAATCATGTCGACAGCTTGCCAACCCTTCCACTCATGAACCTTGGCAAGATCAGCAACTATTTCACCATCGATGTGATAACAAGACTAGCATTCGGGGAAGCTTTTGGCTACCTCAGCGAGGAGAAAGATCACTTCAACTTCCTCGCAGGCCTCCATGACCTCTGGCCGCAAATGTCTAGCTGCGCGGATCTGCCCATCTTGCGGAAGATCTTGTTCTCCCCAACCTTTCTGGCGTTACTAGGACCGAAGCCCACGGACAAGATGGGATTTGGGGCCCTCATGAAACCTGCCAACGATCACGTTGCGAAGCGGTTTGCGCATGACGCCAAGGCTAAACAGGACATGCTCGGTTCCATGATCAAACACGGTCTCAACCAAATCGAGTGCGAAACAGAAGGCCTCTTCATGATCATCGCCGGCACAGAAAGTACAGCAGCCGCGATCCGCTCTGCCATTATCCACACCATCTCATCTCCTCGAGTCTACTCCAAGCTCAAGCAAGAGATCACCACCGCCGTCCGCGAAGGCCAAGTCTCAGACGCAATCACGTTCCAAGAAGCAAAAGCTCTCCCATACCTCCAGGCAGTCATCTACGAAAGTGTCCGCATGCGTCCGCCGCTCATTGGCTTCTTTCCCAAAGTGGTCCCTCCCGAGGGAGAGACCATTCTCGGCTAA
- a CDS encoding Cytochrome P450 monooxygenase abl2 → MDTIHSVPLPSTIPLPSTLWATTSLSTILLALFAILGIWITSHIIYRLYFHPLSKYSGPLLNAISSIPAAYQVYAGTQPRTFQALHAKYGHVFRSGPNDLSFCGADAWEDIYGVQKVGPNFQKDPSWLAVVSPKNGQTGVSMAPPETHTRQRNALGATFMNEALLNQEEFIRGHVEKFMEVLRKCAKENRAIDFSHWFTYLSFDVIGEVVFGEPFSCLDDEEHATSWARAINDIFQSGAWEQAFGQAAGVQTWLHRMLVKAFIPEAPKIWRQKHLKQSTEKTMRRLKEGERGHGDIVGHILRNNETKKARLSETELILNMVQFISAGSETTASLFTGWIFYILSSPDAQKKVVEEVRNAFSSPEEISWTSVGKLAYLEATIHEALRLVSPAPCNQHRVVPPGQGKMIDGNYVPPGVTVGVAAGVAERHPDNWTDAEKFVPERWLGAERYQNDKRHASQPFGLGVRACVGKNLSFFEARLMLANLLWNFDLCFDESAEAREAREMGQG, encoded by the coding sequence ATGGATACAATCCACTCTGTTCCCCTACCGAGTACAATCCCACTTCCTAGTACTCTCTGGGCGACGACCTCCCTCTCCACGATCCTCTTGGCTTTATTCGCTATACTAGGCATCTGGATCACCTCTCACATCATCTACCGCCTTTACTTCCACCCTCTCTCCAAATACTCAGGCCCGCTACTCAACGCCATCTCCTCCATCCCAGCCGCCTATCAAGTCTACGCCGGGACCCAACCACGTACCTTCCAAGCCCTTCACGCCAAGTACGGCCACGTATTTCGCAGCGGTCCCAACGACCTCTCATTTTGCGGCGCAGATGCCTGGGAAGATATCTACGGCGTGCAGAAAGTTGGTCCAAACTTTCAGAAAGACCCCAGCTGGCTTGCAGTCGTGTCGCCGAAGAATGGACAGACGGGAGTCAGCATGGCGCCCCCGGAGACGCATACACGACAGAGAAATGCATTAGGGGCGACTTTTATGAATGAGGCTTTGCTTAATCAGGAAGAGTTTATTCGCGGGCATGTTGAGAAGTTTATGGAGGTGCTTAGGAAATGCGCGAAGGAGAATAGGGCGATTGATTTTTCGCATTGGTTTACGTATCTGTCGTTCGATGTGATTGGGGAGGTGGTATTTGGGGAGCCTTTCAGTTGTCTTGATGACGAGGAGCATGCTACGAGCTGGGCGAGGGCCATCAATGACATCTTCCAATCTGGCGCCTGGGAGCAGGCTTTTGGACAGGCTGCGGGAGTGCAGACTTGGCTGCATAGGATGCTGGTCAAGGCTTTTATCCCTGAGGCGCCCAAGATCTGGAGGCAGAAGCATTTGAAGCAGTCGACTGAGAAGACTATGAGGAGATTGAAAGAAGGTGAGAGGGGGCACGGCGATATCGTTGGACACATTCTTCGCAACAATGAGACGAAGAAGGCACGACTCTCGGAGACGGAATTGATTCTGAACATGGTTCAATTCATCAGTGCCGGCTCTGAGACGACTGCGTCACTCTTCACGGGCTGGATCTTTTACATCCTATCCAGCCCTGACGCCCAGAAGAAAGTCGTGGAAGAAGTCCGCAATGCCTTCAGCAGTCCGGAAGAGATCTCCTGGACCTCAGTCGGCAAGCTCGCGTACCTCGAGGCTACCATTCACGAAGCACTACGTCTCGTCTCTCCGGCACCGTGCAATCAACATCGCGTCGTACCACCAGGTCAAGGCAAGATGATCGACGGTAACTACGTCCCGCCCGGCGTGACAGTCGGTGTTGCGGCGGGGGTTGCAGAGCGACATCCAGATAACTGGACAGATGCGGAGAAGTTCGTGCCTGAGAGGTGGCTCGGTGCAGAGCGGTATCAGAATGACAAGCGCCATGCTAGCCAGCCTTTTGGGTTAGGTGTTCGGGCTTGTGTTGGGAAGAATCTTTCCTTCTTTGAGGCCCGGCTGATGCTCGCGAATTTGTTGTGGAATTTTGATCTGTGTTTCGACGAGAGCGCTGAGGCCAGAGAGGCTAGAGAAATGGGCCAGGGGTAA
- a CDS encoding Tyrosinase-like protein orsC, with product MAPSRFGLASIWPAFLALVLLLQHVDAAAMQKRAEEAGLGPLAPDTPEVMAITHKANAKMGLDEAPDVAMQRIHDRYMQNIYADMAPGCTKDNIAVRKEWSDLSDEMKRSFISACHCMANLPAKTSRTWAPGVRNRWDDWVAPHIHNWRDIHFSVWNAIWHRKFVVNMERALRQECGYIGYMPFFDWSRYVGMAPEDWPLFDGSDTSISGDGDHRSETCSFVTTGPFQNWTVNMGPVPGTTVCIDNPTEDGLAYNPRPLERQFDSGMLQNLTYEKVAATIQNVEDMNEWVLRIEARGVGLHSMPHAFMGGLQANIPASAGDCWFFLHHCMLDRMWSFWQLQDPANRLYQIATNQHEFDPFRTGWEPAPPISLDATIHISDIFLDVKVRDVMSTTQGDLCYMYE from the exons ATGGCCCCCTCTCGTTTTGGTCTTGCGTCGATATGGCCTGCTTTTCTCGCTTTGGTTCTTTTGTTGCAACATGTGGACGCCGCGGCGATGCAGAAACGCGCCGAGGAGGCAGGTTTGGGACCTTTGGCGCCAGATACACCGGAAGTCATGGCAATCACGCACAAGGCCAATGCTAAGATGGGCTTGGACGAGGCGCCGGACGTTGCGATGCAGAGAATCCATGACAGATACATGCAGAACATCTATGCAGACATGGCACCAGGCTGTACCAAGGACAACATCGCTGTCAGGAAGGAATG GAGCGACTTGAGCGATGAGATGAAGAGGAGCTTTATTTCCGCGTGCCACTGCATGGCCAACTTGCCAGCCAAGACATCGAGGACCTGGGCTCCCGGTGTGAGGAACAGATGGGACGACTGGGTAGCACCGCATATCCACAACTGGCGCGACATACACTTCTCGGTATGGAACGCCATCTGGCACAGGAAATTCGTCGTGAATATGGAACGGGCACTACGGCAAGAGTGCGGCTACATTGGATACATGCCATTCTTCGATTGGTCCAGATACGTCGGGATGGCACCAGAGGATTGGCCCTTGTTCGATGGCTCGGACACGTCAATTTCCGGAGATGGCGATCACAGGAGCGAGACCTGTAGCTTTGTGACCACGGGACCTTTCCAGAACTGGACTGTTAACATGGGCCCTGTTCCTGGAACAACAGTCTGTATCGACAACCCGACCGAAGATGGGCTGGCGTACAATCCTCGACCTTTGGAGCGACAGTTCGACTCGGGCATGTTGCAGAACTTGACGTATGAGAAGGTCGCCGCGACGATTCAAAATGTCGAGG ATATGAACGAGTGGGTACTCCGGATCGAGGCAAGAGGTGTAGGCCTCCACTCCATGCCTCACGCTTTCATGGGCGGGCTCCAGGCGAACATACCAGCTTCTGCCGGTGACTGCTGGTTCTTCCTGCACCATTGCATGCTTGACCGCATGTGGAGCTTCTGGCAGCTGCAGGATCCTGCGAACCGATTATACCAGATCGCGACCAACCAGCACGAGTTCGACCCCTTCCGTACCGGCT GGGAACCCGCTCCTCCCATTTCGCTGGATGCTACGATCCACATCTCGGACATCTTCCTCGACGTCAAAGTTCGAGATGTGATGAGTACGACGCAAGGCGACCTCTGCTACATGTATGAATGA
- a CDS encoding Cytochrome P450 monooxygenase aba1 yields the protein MCAFLTSEEYFGPDADTFSPERFMVLEEDERKRMERNVELAFGSGQWMCVGKTIAFMELFKSVFEEREMGGDCADREILSYGVFLETNLMVIG from the exons ATGTGTGCGTTCCTAACCTCGGAGGAGTACTTTGGCCCCGATGCGGACACGTTCTCACCTGAGAGGTTCATGGTGCTTGAGGAGGATGAGAGGAAGAGGATGGAGAGGAATGTGGAGTTGGCTTTTGGGAGTGGACAGTGGATGTGTGTGGGGAAGACGATTGCGTTTATGGAGCTGTTCAAGAGTGTTTTTGAG GAGAGGGAGATGGGAGGGGATTGTGCTGATCGTGAGATTTTGTCGTATGGGGTGTTTTTGGAGACGAATCTTATGGTTATAGGGTGA